Proteins encoded within one genomic window of Lysinibacillus louembei:
- a CDS encoding M23 family metallopeptidase — protein sequence MKKKMIGSIFVLALCFSFAGASLAATIYWPTQSTRITSEYGMRTLNGVTEMHYGLDIGARTAGVAGDAVKAIHNGVVYSAGYHSSYGNVVFINHNGTNQMNYVNVQSVYAHLNTYNVSAGQTVNGNTQIGTMGKTGNVTGVHLHLETRNCPTSTCTNVTQSNATNPKTWLSNFIPASINLLDEDMGQLLEEGSDLSPDSPNYYSHEELVKMSPEELEEIGYPNPFDFQ from the coding sequence ATGAAGAAAAAAATGATTGGAAGTATCTTTGTATTAGCACTATGTTTCTCTTTTGCAGGTGCCTCTTTAGCAGCTACAATCTATTGGCCCACTCAATCAACAAGAATTACATCTGAGTATGGAATGAGAACACTAAATGGTGTCACAGAAATGCACTATGGTTTGGATATTGGGGCAAGAACCGCTGGCGTAGCAGGGGATGCAGTTAAAGCAATTCATAACGGGGTAGTATATTCAGCGGGTTACCATTCTTCTTATGGGAATGTAGTATTTATTAATCATAATGGAACAAATCAAATGAACTATGTAAATGTTCAAAGTGTATATGCACATTTAAACACATATAATGTTTCGGCTGGACAAACAGTAAATGGGAATACTCAAATTGGTACTATGGGGAAAACAGGAAATGTTACAGGGGTGCACTTACATTTAGAAACTAGAAATTGCCCAACTTCCACATGTACTAATGTCACTCAATCAAATGCTACTAATCCTAAAACTTGGCTTAGTAACTTTATACCTGCTTCAATTAATTTATTAGACGAAGATATGGGTCAATTATTAGAAGAGGGTAGCGATTTGTCACCAGATAGTCCAAATTATTATTCTCATGA